The Psychromonas sp. MME1 genome window below encodes:
- a CDS encoding NifB/NifX family molybdenum-iron cluster-binding protein yields MTTDTPKLQIAVASTDGQTIDGHFGSCEKFYIYSLDAQQIQHIDIRNAEGGRGSEKNAFRAQIIKDCQLMFCASIGGPAAAKVINAGIHPLKSKNTPAILVQLTELQQRVITGALPPWLAKLMGQPDFLNERFTALE; encoded by the coding sequence ATGACAACAGATACACCTAAACTCCAAATCGCGGTTGCCTCAACGGATGGACAAACCATTGATGGCCATTTTGGTTCCTGTGAGAAGTTTTATATTTACTCACTGGATGCACAACAAATCCAGCATATTGATATACGTAATGCAGAAGGTGGGCGTGGTAGTGAAAAAAATGCCTTTCGCGCACAAATTATTAAAGATTGTCAGCTTATGTTTTGTGCTTCCATTGGCGGCCCTGCTGCAGCAAAAGTGATCAATGCAGGTATTCATCCATTGAAAAGTAAAAATACCCCAGCCATTTTAGTGCAATTAACCGAACTACAACAGCGTGTGATTACGGGTGCTTTACCCCCTTGGTTAGCAAAATTGATGGGGCAACCAGATTTTTTAAATGAACGCTTTACGGCATTAGAATAA
- a CDS encoding GNAT family N-acetyltransferase — MSAIKIFYLEMRSAKDFRAKEQPENLQVIESEIKEYRFNRYLYQLIGETWSWTDKLSLSSEQWQDYAENDNLRTYVAYHKGSIAGYYELQQQSDGDVEIVYFGLAPKFLGMGFGGYLLSHAIKSAWSWEETKRVWVHTCSLDHESALPNYQARGMLLYKTEIAPSI; from the coding sequence ATGTCAGCGATAAAAATATTTTACTTAGAGATGAGATCAGCTAAGGATTTTCGAGCAAAAGAACAACCCGAAAATTTACAAGTTATTGAATCTGAAATAAAGGAGTATCGCTTTAACCGTTATCTTTATCAACTGATAGGGGAAACATGGAGTTGGACAGATAAACTCTCTCTCTCATCTGAGCAATGGCAGGATTATGCAGAAAACGACAATTTACGTACCTATGTCGCATACCACAAAGGTTCAATCGCTGGTTACTATGAGCTGCAACAACAAAGCGATGGTGATGTGGAAATCGTCTACTTTGGGCTAGCCCCTAAATTTTTAGGGATGGGATTTGGCGGCTATTTACTCAGCCACGCCATAAAATCAGCATGGTCATGGGAAGAAACTAAACGGGTATGGGTACATACCTGCTCATTAGACCATGAATCAGCGCTCCCCAATTATCAAGCCAGAGGCATGCTGCTCTATAAAACCGAAATAGCCCCATCAATATAA
- the nifT gene encoding putative nitrogen fixation protein NifT yields the protein MPNIMLRKQDGILTGYIAKKDLEAQVTSLEFEEDDNWGGKLTLSTGDSFYFAPLPAIPNLPITIRMRRG from the coding sequence ATGCCAAATATTATGTTAAGAAAACAAGATGGGATCCTAACTGGCTACATCGCGAAAAAGGATCTCGAAGCACAGGTTACTTCACTCGAATTTGAAGAGGATGATAACTGGGGTGGAAAACTGACATTAAGTACGGGCGACAGCTTTTACTTTGCTCCCCTACCAGCAATACCAAACTTACCCATCACCATTAGAATGCGTCGCGGATAA
- the nifK gene encoding nitrogenase molybdenum-iron protein subunit beta: protein MSQTIENIKPGYPLFQQPEYQDLMARKKALSEEAYSEEKVQEIFDWTTTLEYQELNFSRTALTVNPAKACQPLGSVLCALGFDKTLPYVHGSQGCVAYFRSYFNRHFKEPIACVSDSMTEDAAVFGGNKNMDAGLANAYALYKPGMVAISTTCMAEVIGDDLNAFIANAKKDGHIPTDIPTPFAHTPSFVGSHITGWDGMFEGFCNNFTKDSMDDKVVGSNKKINLVTGFETYLGNYRILHTMMKEMGIPYSLLSDPTEVLSTPADGEYRMYAGGTTAEEMSDAPNAIDTLLLQPWGLTKTKKIVKGLWKQPASDINVPMGLDWTDEFLMKLSELTGTPIADSLTKERGRLVDMMTDSHTWLHGKKFGIYGDPDYLLGMVKFLLELGCEPTTILCHNGSKKWAKKMQAVLDASPYGADSKVFINKDLWHFRSLMFTNKPDFMIGNSYAKFIERDTLAKGPEFKVPLIRLGFPIFDRHHLHNQTTWGYEGAMQILTTLVNEILAKLDEKTSVYGETDFGFDLVR from the coding sequence ATGAGTCAAACTATCGAAAATATTAAACCTGGGTATCCGTTATTTCAACAGCCGGAATACCAAGATCTGATGGCGAGAAAAAAAGCCCTGTCAGAAGAAGCCTATAGCGAAGAGAAAGTACAAGAAATCTTTGACTGGACAACAACCCTTGAATACCAAGAGTTAAACTTCTCTCGTACCGCGTTAACCGTTAACCCAGCGAAAGCATGTCAACCTCTAGGATCGGTACTTTGTGCTTTGGGTTTTGATAAAACATTACCTTATGTACATGGCTCTCAAGGTTGTGTTGCCTACTTCCGCAGCTACTTTAACCGCCACTTTAAAGAACCGATTGCCTGTGTATCGGATTCCATGACCGAAGATGCCGCTGTGTTTGGCGGTAACAAAAATATGGATGCGGGTTTAGCTAATGCCTACGCATTATATAAGCCAGGAATGGTTGCTATTTCAACCACCTGTATGGCCGAAGTTATTGGTGATGACCTTAACGCATTCATTGCCAATGCAAAAAAAGATGGCCATATTCCAACGGATATCCCAACACCCTTTGCCCATACACCAAGCTTTGTGGGTAGCCATATAACTGGCTGGGACGGTATGTTTGAAGGCTTCTGTAATAACTTTACCAAAGACAGCATGGATGACAAAGTTGTTGGCAGCAATAAAAAAATCAATTTAGTGACCGGTTTTGAAACCTATTTAGGTAACTACCGTATCTTACATACGATGATGAAAGAGATGGGTATTCCTTACAGCCTATTATCAGATCCAACGGAAGTACTTAGTACCCCTGCCGATGGTGAATACCGTATGTATGCGGGTGGTACAACAGCAGAGGAGATGAGCGATGCGCCGAATGCCATTGATACCCTATTACTGCAACCTTGGGGTTTAACTAAAACTAAAAAGATTGTTAAAGGGCTTTGGAAACAACCCGCCAGTGATATAAATGTGCCAATGGGTCTAGATTGGACTGATGAATTCCTGATGAAACTGAGTGAATTAACCGGTACACCGATTGCCGATTCCTTAACCAAAGAGCGTGGACGTCTGGTCGATATGATGACCGATAGCCATACTTGGTTACACGGCAAAAAATTTGGTATCTACGGCGATCCTGATTATCTACTTGGTATGGTTAAGTTCCTACTAGAGCTAGGTTGTGAACCAACGACTATTTTATGTCATAACGGTAGTAAAAAATGGGCTAAAAAAATGCAAGCTGTATTAGATGCAAGTCCCTATGGTGCTGATAGCAAGGTCTTTATCAATAAAGATTTATGGCACTTCCGTTCATTAATGTTCACCAACAAACCGGATTTCATGATTGGTAACTCTTACGCCAAATTCATTGAACGCGATACGTTGGCTAAAGGCCCTGAATTTAAAGTGCCACTGATCCGTCTTGGCTTCCCAATCTTTGATCGCCACCATCTACATAACCAAACCACTTGGGGCTATGAAGGTGCGATGCAAATTTTAACCACATTGGTCAATGAAATCTTAGCTAAATTAGATGAGAAAACCAGTGTCTACGGTGAAACTGATTTCGGTTTTGACTTAGTTCGCTAA
- a CDS encoding RidA family protein, translated as MDIQRINPSEKWSDVTVFNKIAHFVEVAADASADLPHQIEQVFSQAENMLASVNSDKSRILSVTIYLTNFAHLALFNAAWEKWLPQGCAPSRACLKVELADPDYLVEIAFVAAVK; from the coding sequence ATGGATATTCAGCGTATAAACCCAAGTGAAAAGTGGTCTGATGTCACTGTATTTAATAAAATCGCCCATTTTGTTGAAGTCGCGGCAGATGCCAGTGCCGACCTCCCCCACCAAATAGAGCAAGTATTCTCTCAAGCAGAGAATATGCTAGCGAGTGTCAATAGCGATAAATCGAGAATTTTATCGGTAACCATTTACCTAACTAACTTTGCACATTTAGCATTATTTAATGCGGCATGGGAAAAGTGGCTACCACAGGGTTGCGCGCCAAGTAGAGCCTGTTTAAAGGTTGAATTGGCCGATCCCGATTATTTAGTCGAAATAGCCTTTGTCGCTGCAGTAAAATAA
- a CDS encoding glutathione S-transferase family protein, which translates to MMILHIANKNYSSWSLRPWVLMKELDIPFTEEFHPFGKQANWDDYKKVNPAGLVPCLIDNELLIWDSLAIIEFLAEQYPQVWPNDQKARAWARSASAEMHSGFSALRTACSMSCGLRATLHDMTPALLKDIKRIDDIWQEGLQKFSGPFLAGSQFTAVDAFYAPVAFRIQTYSLDLSPISSAYLQRLLAVPAMQLWYEQALQEKDREENHEAEIESFATTTADFRNI; encoded by the coding sequence ATGATGATTCTACATATAGCAAATAAAAACTACTCATCTTGGTCTCTTAGACCTTGGGTATTAATGAAGGAATTAGACATTCCATTCACAGAGGAGTTTCATCCCTTCGGTAAACAAGCTAATTGGGATGATTACAAAAAAGTGAATCCCGCTGGATTAGTCCCCTGCTTAATCGATAATGAGCTACTCATATGGGACTCTTTAGCCATTATTGAGTTTCTTGCCGAGCAGTACCCACAGGTATGGCCAAACGATCAAAAAGCGCGAGCTTGGGCGAGATCAGCAAGCGCAGAAATGCACTCCGGATTTTCAGCACTGCGCACCGCTTGCTCAATGAGCTGTGGTTTACGAGCAACACTGCATGATATGACACCTGCTCTGCTGAAGGATATCAAACGGATTGACGATATTTGGCAAGAGGGCTTACAAAAATTCTCAGGGCCATTTTTAGCAGGCAGTCAATTTACCGCGGTTGATGCTTTCTATGCGCCGGTTGCATTTCGCATACAAACCTATAGCCTTGATTTAAGCCCCATATCATCAGCCTATTTACAAAGATTACTGGCCGTTCCCGCTATGCAGCTTTGGTATGAACAAGCATTACAGGAAAAAGACAGAGAAGAAAACCATGAGGCCGAAATAGAGAGCTTTGCAACAACAACGGCTGATTTTCGCAACATATAA
- the nifD gene encoding nitrogenase molybdenum-iron protein alpha chain has translation MTSIKEQNEKMIQEVLEVYPESAKKDRAKHLGTSDASCASNCITANRKSQPGVMTARGCAYAGSKGVVFGPIKDMIHVSHGPVGCGQYSRAGRRNYYTGKTGVNSFGTMNFTSDFQEKDIVFGGDKKLAILMDELEMLFPLSKGISIQSECPVGLIGDDIEAVAKETQAKTGKVVVPVRCEGFRGVSQSLGHHIANDAVRDKMIDNRENDDSFVGTPYDVGLIGDYNIGGDAWSTRLLLEEIGLRVVSQWSGDGTLSDVELNCKAKLNLVHCYRSVNYIARHMEEKYNIPWLEFNFFGPTKIATSLTEIASKFDETIQEKAKQVIAKYEAQWQAVVAKYKPRLEGKKVMLYVGGLRPRHVIGAYEDLGMEVVGTGYEFGHNDDYDRTQPDVKDATLIYDDVTGYEFEEFVKKIQPDLIGSGVKEKYIFQKMGIPFRQMHSWDYSGPYHGYDGFDIFARDMDMTLNNPCWSKLTAPWLVDKDELKKSA, from the coding sequence ATGACAAGCATTAAAGAGCAAAATGAAAAAATGATCCAGGAGGTCCTCGAGGTTTATCCCGAGAGTGCCAAGAAAGATCGTGCTAAACACTTAGGGACGAGCGATGCAAGTTGTGCAAGTAACTGTATTACCGCAAACCGCAAATCCCAACCCGGTGTAATGACTGCCCGAGGTTGTGCTTACGCGGGTTCGAAAGGGGTTGTCTTTGGTCCAATCAAAGACATGATCCATGTTAGCCATGGCCCCGTTGGTTGTGGTCAGTATTCACGAGCAGGACGTCGTAACTACTACACGGGTAAAACAGGCGTTAACAGCTTTGGTACGATGAACTTTACCTCTGATTTCCAAGAAAAAGATATCGTCTTTGGTGGTGATAAAAAACTAGCAATATTAATGGATGAGTTGGAAATGCTCTTCCCACTATCAAAAGGTATCTCCATCCAATCGGAGTGTCCAGTTGGTTTGATTGGTGATGATATAGAAGCCGTTGCGAAAGAGACACAAGCTAAAACAGGTAAGGTAGTGGTTCCTGTTCGCTGTGAAGGTTTCCGCGGTGTTTCTCAATCACTGGGTCACCACATCGCTAACGATGCGGTGCGTGACAAAATGATTGATAACCGTGAAAACGACGATAGCTTTGTCGGCACCCCTTACGATGTGGGTTTAATCGGTGATTACAATATCGGTGGAGATGCATGGTCAACCCGTTTATTACTCGAAGAGATTGGCTTACGCGTTGTATCACAATGGTCTGGAGACGGTACGTTGTCAGATGTAGAGTTGAACTGTAAAGCCAAACTTAATTTAGTGCACTGTTACCGTAGTGTTAACTACATCGCACGTCACATGGAAGAAAAATACAACATTCCATGGTTAGAGTTCAATTTCTTTGGCCCAACTAAAATAGCAACATCTTTGACTGAAATAGCTTCTAAATTTGATGAAACTATTCAAGAGAAAGCTAAACAAGTGATTGCGAAGTATGAAGCTCAGTGGCAAGCCGTTGTTGCTAAATACAAACCTCGCTTAGAAGGTAAAAAGGTCATGCTATATGTGGGTGGCTTACGTCCACGTCATGTGATCGGTGCCTATGAAGATCTGGGTATGGAAGTGGTGGGTACAGGCTACGAGTTCGGTCACAACGATGATTATGATCGTACGCAACCCGATGTTAAAGATGCCACTTTAATTTACGACGATGTGACGGGTTATGAGTTTGAAGAGTTTGTTAAGAAGATCCAACCTGATCTCATTGGCTCTGGTGTGAAAGAGAAATATATATTCCAAAAAATGGGAATTCCTTTCCGTCAAATGCACAGCTGGGATTATTCAGGCCCTTATCACGGTTACGATGGTTTCGATATCTTCGCCCGCGATATGGATATGACACTGAACAACCCATGTTGGAGCAAACTGACCGCCCCTTGGCTTGTCGATAAAGACGAGTTAAAGAAAAGCGCATAA
- the nifH gene encoding nitrogenase iron protein: MAIRQCAIYGKGGIGKSTTTQNLVAALAEANQKVMIIGCDPKADSTRLILHSKMQNTIMEMAAEAGSVEDLELEDVLLTGYGDVKCVESGGPEPGVGCAGRGVITAINFLEEEGAYTEDLDFVFYDVLGDVVCGGFAMPIRENKAQEIYIVCSGEMMAMYAANNISKGICKYAKSGSVRLAGLICNSRNTAREDELIMELARQLGTQMIHFVPRDNIVQRAEIRRMTVIEYDPTCNQADEYRALANKIINNKMFVIPTPVTMDELEELLMGFGLMEEEDESIIGKTAQELADEAAAAVA; encoded by the coding sequence ATGGCTATTCGTCAATGTGCAATTTATGGTAAAGGTGGTATTGGTAAATCTACTACAACGCAAAATTTGGTAGCAGCACTTGCTGAAGCAAATCAAAAAGTAATGATCATCGGATGTGATCCTAAGGCCGATTCTACTCGTCTTATCCTTCATTCTAAAATGCAAAACACCATTATGGAAATGGCAGCAGAAGCGGGATCTGTTGAAGATCTTGAATTAGAAGATGTATTACTAACAGGTTACGGCGATGTTAAATGTGTTGAATCAGGCGGTCCAGAGCCAGGTGTTGGTTGTGCGGGTCGTGGTGTTATCACAGCGATTAACTTCTTAGAAGAAGAAGGTGCTTATACGGAGGATTTAGATTTCGTATTCTACGACGTACTTGGGGACGTTGTATGTGGTGGTTTTGCGATGCCAATTCGTGAAAATAAAGCACAAGAAATCTATATCGTTTGTTCCGGTGAGATGATGGCGATGTACGCTGCGAACAATATCTCTAAAGGTATCTGCAAATACGCTAAATCAGGCAGTGTACGTTTAGCGGGTCTTATCTGTAACTCTCGTAACACGGCGCGTGAAGATGAGCTAATTATGGAACTAGCTCGCCAGTTAGGTACACAAATGATCCACTTTGTACCACGTGACAATATCGTACAACGTGCTGAAATCCGTCGTATGACAGTAATCGAATATGACCCAACTTGTAATCAAGCTGATGAGTATCGTGCACTTGCAAACAAAATCATCAATAACAAAATGTTTGTTATTCCAACACCAGTAACAATGGACGAACTTGAAGAACTACTCATGGGCTTTGGTTTGATGGAAGAAGAAGACGAATCAATTATTGGTAAAACAGCACAAGAACTCGCTGATGAAGCTGCCGCGGCAGTTGCGTAA
- a CDS encoding HD domain-containing phosphohydrolase: MGKIKLSTDRLAIGLYIQLPSQWGEHPFLFNSFKIKDQQQIKILQSLSSKYVFYVPEKSDALPAAQNVLPQEKDKEDPFLEALWKLKHQRVEANKKYLRDLRKCQNEFDQSLVAVRAINLKLNNQSTQAIGEAHELISKICSKLIDGNNNVLHLMENGKNGNKGGQQHSHAFHVSILAMILGNALDLSEQELIYLGLGGLFHDIGKSKVPDQILNNKPKITTAENNFYKMHVLYGVEKSKTIAELSEPIREIIGQHHEYLDGSGYPEKLRDNEITLLSQIVTVANEYDNMCNPTDKSPRRTPYHALSYLYKNKSKQLNKEVLGILIKKLGVYPPGCFVQLSNQQIGLVISVTENNILQPNILIYDPSIPKNEAPIIALSEKELKIEKVISMAQLPEQIKEYLNPCETVSYYFDKE, encoded by the coding sequence ATGGGTAAAATAAAATTATCAACTGATAGACTTGCTATTGGCTTATATATTCAGCTTCCTAGTCAGTGGGGGGAGCACCCTTTTCTTTTTAATAGCTTTAAAATTAAAGATCAGCAACAAATTAAAATATTGCAATCACTAAGTAGCAAATATGTTTTCTATGTTCCAGAAAAAAGTGATGCGCTTCCCGCAGCCCAAAACGTGCTTCCCCAAGAAAAAGATAAAGAGGACCCTTTTCTGGAGGCTTTATGGAAATTAAAGCACCAACGTGTAGAGGCAAATAAGAAATATCTACGTGACTTACGTAAATGCCAAAATGAGTTTGATCAGTCATTGGTCGCCGTTCGGGCTATTAATTTAAAACTCAACAATCAAAGTACACAAGCCATCGGTGAAGCTCATGAGTTGATTAGCAAGATTTGTAGTAAATTAATTGATGGTAACAATAACGTTCTACATTTAATGGAAAATGGAAAAAATGGAAATAAAGGTGGTCAGCAACATAGCCATGCATTCCATGTATCAATATTAGCCATGATATTAGGGAATGCACTTGACCTTTCTGAGCAAGAACTCATTTATCTTGGTTTAGGTGGGTTATTTCATGATATAGGTAAAAGCAAAGTCCCCGATCAAATTCTTAATAACAAACCGAAAATCACAACGGCTGAAAATAATTTTTATAAAATGCATGTACTTTATGGTGTCGAAAAAAGTAAAACAATTGCGGAACTATCTGAACCTATACGTGAAATAATTGGCCAACATCATGAATACTTAGACGGTAGTGGTTACCCAGAGAAATTACGCGATAACGAAATTACGCTACTGTCACAAATTGTGACCGTTGCTAACGAATATGACAACATGTGTAATCCAACGGATAAGTCACCTCGCCGCACCCCCTACCATGCACTCTCTTACCTCTATAAGAACAAGAGCAAGCAACTAAATAAAGAAGTACTGGGTATTCTAATAAAAAAACTTGGAGTATATCCTCCCGGCTGTTTTGTGCAGCTTTCCAACCAACAAATAGGCTTGGTTATCAGCGTAACTGAAAATAATATTTTACAGCCTAATATCCTAATTTATGACCCTTCTATTCCGAAAAATGAAGCTCCGATCATCGCATTAAGTGAGAAAGAGTTAAAAATCGAGAAAGTTATCTCCATGGCGCAACTGCCAGAACAAATAAAAGAGTATTTAAATCCATGCGAAACCGTCAGCTACTACTTTGACAAAGAATAA